In one Massilia endophytica genomic region, the following are encoded:
- a CDS encoding STY0301 family protein: MKRGLLGVLVLFPIAAAAQEYECPQVYPEQATKLAGLPPNHAGSGLARSGRLSNAYIHIGALHSDPNGFDAMQIVPRRIRGGWETEDRFKPHESKWLVCEYGGERSSAHELRHRGLVEWWEQIAPTATYCVLRFTELKHESAVPSSWTAKASCM; the protein is encoded by the coding sequence ATGAAGCGGGGCCTGCTCGGGGTACTGGTTCTATTTCCGATAGCTGCTGCGGCGCAGGAATATGAGTGCCCGCAGGTTTACCCGGAGCAGGCAACTAAGCTCGCCGGGCTACCGCCAAATCACGCTGGAAGCGGCCTTGCCAGAAGCGGGAGGCTATCGAACGCCTATATCCATATCGGCGCCCTTCATTCCGATCCAAATGGGTTCGACGCAATGCAGATCGTCCCCAGACGAATACGCGGCGGCTGGGAAACCGAAGACCGGTTCAAGCCACATGAGAGCAAATGGCTGGTATGCGAATATGGGGGAGAGCGAAGCAGCGCACATGAACTGCGCCACCGAGGTCTGGTGGAATGGTGGGAACAGATCGCCCCCACCGCCACCTACTGCGTACTGCGGTTCACCGAGCTCAAGCACGAATCGGCGGTCCCAAGTAGTTGGACCGCCAAGGCTAGCTGCATGTGA
- a CDS encoding N-acetylmuramoyl-L-alanine amidase-like domain-containing protein, translating into MRLLPLLFALLMTGCATVSPPSQPLSMEQLLKKPLYQMTPQEAGRYINHMQTSEPDLRKRIAAIGRQNIGQPYVLNLLGEFPFQIHDELPMFSLTHSDCVVFSEHTYAMALSRNWEEFFWMLQRIRYKDGVVGVATRNHYTEQDWNINNGWLVTDISAKLAGERTASYPLTVDRTRFLRTRHHTEASFPVTQSNEAYVPKDYVKNVLSQLNDGDFVNVISTRNGEYWASHVGLVVTAPDGSRNFLNSAEPKVREESFDAFMERVAAREARQAAEGKPVQKLAGFKFLRLNDTIVVPPALPQPRP; encoded by the coding sequence ATGCGCCTGCTTCCCCTGCTGTTTGCCCTGTTGATGACCGGCTGTGCGACCGTATCTCCGCCATCCCAGCCCCTGAGCATGGAGCAGCTGCTGAAGAAGCCCCTGTACCAGATGACGCCGCAGGAAGCAGGCCGGTATATAAACCACATGCAGACCAGTGAGCCGGACCTGCGCAAGCGCATCGCCGCTATCGGCCGCCAGAACATCGGCCAGCCTTACGTGCTCAATCTGCTGGGCGAATTCCCCTTCCAGATCCACGACGAGCTGCCGATGTTCAGCCTGACGCACAGCGATTGTGTTGTATTTTCGGAACATACTTATGCCATGGCGCTATCGCGCAACTGGGAAGAATTTTTCTGGATGCTGCAGCGAATCCGCTACAAGGACGGCGTGGTCGGCGTGGCGACGCGCAACCACTACACGGAGCAGGACTGGAACATCAACAACGGCTGGCTGGTGACGGACATCAGCGCCAAGCTGGCGGGCGAGCGCACCGCCAGCTATCCGCTGACGGTGGACCGCACGCGCTTCCTGCGCACCCGCCACCACACGGAGGCAAGCTTCCCGGTCACCCAGAGCAATGAAGCCTATGTGCCGAAGGACTACGTGAAGAACGTGCTCTCTCAGCTGAACGACGGCGACTTCGTGAACGTGATCTCGACCCGCAACGGCGAGTACTGGGCCTCGCACGTCGGCCTGGTGGTGACGGCGCCGGACGGCAGCCGCAACTTCCTGAACTCCGCCGAGCCGAAGGTGCGCGAAGAGAGCTTCGACGCCTTCATGGAGCGCGTGGCGGCACGCGAAGCGCGCCAGGCGGCGGAAGGCAAGCCCGTGCAGAAGCTGGCAGGCTTCAAGTTCCTGCGCCTGAACGACACCATCGTCGTTCCTCCGGCGCTGCCGCAGCCTCGCCCGTGA
- a CDS encoding TonB-dependent receptor, with amino-acid sequence MSMYEKKPLAVAVSLALMTLAAQNALAQQAPAADSATQVVEVTGIRASMAKSLSVKKNSSANVEVITAEDVGKMPDKNLADSLQRLTGVAVRTDYDEAEKVAMRGTNPDHTLIIFNGHAVAGGDWYISDQLSSSRSTSLSLMPSNVLNQAIVYKTSQANIQDGGLAGTINVTTRKPLAQKERLSGVVNLGGVYADLPGKATHDVNASVNWKNEANTFGIIVQGFAEKRMVRRDSVSRFAYPPNSGWDVINTATMKGITDESLAGTGLKAADLNGVRIPGSMSMEYVQGERDRKGGMFSAQFKPNKDLDMTMTGFHSSMKAPNYGRLNAGAIISMLQGKQSGQGPYAGAPTSVNGKQVFAQIKNPVIVTEKTMFGHELRVLKSADIVYPDGTPPQYIGETEGAYRDGALAKSSFLDLDAKYRVNQDLTIKGLFSTTRGEGKTDLDQGLTYTRFGTGVSYALGGLKDAPMVKYYGTGPNMYKPQGADGTGFVLTGRNAANARTVDRENSLNLDAEYSLDRGMLKSLESGVRFSEHKRSLVRRFPQLRYADLAPNAPTSGFIPWPSDFGNGLDGPAGWDNTSWTITPEALKAYYEANRTVTSSDWERRAGLEIDMRERQSAGYIMANLEADRLSGNIGLRLVRTEVDAMIPYPIPAGICTRSRPGEPIIPCPGYPDAITWVHEGTGSFQDRTFNPKAGSFFYKKENKHHYTNVLPSLNLRYELQDDMITRFGLSRTIGRQNYNLFAVGYSSATCGEAGCTIIGPNPNISPQTSNNADLSWAWYFAPRSLVSVNLYYSKIKGYPKTGIAGAATIEYIDPRDSQLKTFNVLTSSQQGAHVGGIELAYEQPIGKTGFGFTSNVSRAKTKVDDGLPMVGASEWAANLGGYFENDKFSARLVANYRSEYVNSSTAPTPNAASQGKAVINGVTMPVAPTMAAPVTTLAFNASYNITPTLILSFDATNLTNAKRAYYRYSEEEQQKLDVSGRQYYLNLKYKF; translated from the coding sequence ATGAGCATGTACGAGAAGAAGCCGCTGGCCGTAGCGGTCTCGCTGGCGCTGATGACGCTGGCAGCGCAGAACGCGCTGGCGCAGCAGGCCCCGGCGGCCGATTCGGCCACGCAGGTGGTGGAAGTGACGGGTATCCGCGCTTCCATGGCGAAGTCGCTGAGCGTGAAGAAGAATTCCTCGGCCAACGTGGAGGTCATCACGGCCGAAGACGTGGGCAAGATGCCGGACAAGAACCTGGCCGACTCCCTGCAGCGCCTGACCGGCGTGGCGGTGCGTACCGACTACGACGAGGCCGAGAAGGTCGCCATGCGCGGCACCAATCCGGACCACACCCTGATCATCTTCAACGGCCACGCCGTGGCCGGCGGCGACTGGTACATTTCCGACCAGCTCTCCAGCAGCCGTTCCACCAGCCTTTCGCTGATGCCGTCGAACGTGCTGAACCAGGCGATCGTCTACAAGACCTCGCAGGCGAATATCCAGGATGGCGGCCTGGCCGGCACCATCAACGTGACCACCCGCAAGCCGCTGGCGCAGAAGGAGCGCCTGTCGGGCGTGGTCAACCTGGGCGGCGTGTATGCCGACCTGCCAGGCAAGGCGACCCACGACGTCAATGCCTCGGTCAACTGGAAGAACGAAGCCAACACCTTCGGTATCATCGTGCAGGGCTTCGCCGAGAAGCGCATGGTGCGCCGCGATTCCGTGTCGCGCTTCGCCTACCCGCCCAACAGCGGCTGGGACGTGATCAACACCGCGACCATGAAGGGCATCACCGACGAATCGCTGGCCGGTACGGGCCTGAAGGCTGCGGACCTGAACGGCGTGCGTATCCCAGGTTCGATGAGCATGGAATACGTGCAGGGCGAGCGTGACCGCAAGGGCGGCATGTTCTCGGCCCAGTTCAAGCCGAACAAAGACCTCGACATGACGATGACGGGCTTCCACTCGTCCATGAAGGCGCCGAACTACGGCCGCCTGAATGCGGGCGCCATCATCAGCATGCTGCAGGGCAAGCAGAGCGGCCAGGGCCCCTACGCGGGCGCCCCGACCTCGGTCAACGGCAAGCAGGTGTTCGCACAGATCAAGAACCCGGTCATCGTGACCGAGAAGACCATGTTCGGCCACGAGCTGCGCGTGCTCAAGAGCGCTGACATCGTGTACCCGGACGGCACCCCGCCGCAGTACATCGGCGAAACCGAAGGCGCCTATCGCGACGGCGCACTGGCCAAGAGCTCCTTCCTCGACCTCGACGCGAAATACCGCGTCAACCAGGACCTGACCATCAAGGGCCTGTTCTCCACCACGCGCGGCGAAGGCAAGACCGATCTGGACCAGGGCCTGACCTACACCCGCTTCGGCACCGGCGTCTCCTACGCGCTGGGCGGCCTGAAAGACGCGCCGATGGTCAAGTACTACGGCACCGGCCCGAACATGTACAAGCCGCAAGGCGCTGACGGCACCGGCTTCGTGCTGACCGGCCGCAATGCCGCCAACGCGCGCACCGTGGACCGCGAAAACAGCCTGAACCTGGATGCGGAATACAGCCTCGACCGCGGCATGCTCAAGTCGCTGGAATCCGGCGTGCGTTTCTCGGAGCACAAGCGCTCCCTGGTGCGCCGCTTCCCGCAGCTGCGCTACGCCGACCTGGCGCCGAATGCCCCGACCAGCGGCTTCATTCCATGGCCGTCGGACTTCGGCAACGGCCTGGACGGCCCGGCGGGCTGGGACAACACCAGCTGGACCATCACTCCGGAAGCGCTGAAGGCCTACTACGAAGCCAACCGCACCGTCACCAGCTCCGACTGGGAACGCCGCGCGGGCCTGGAAATCGACATGCGCGAGCGCCAGAGCGCCGGCTACATCATGGCCAACCTGGAAGCGGACCGCCTGTCCGGCAACATCGGCCTGCGCCTGGTGCGCACCGAAGTGGACGCGATGATTCCTTACCCGATCCCGGCCGGCATCTGCACCCGCTCGCGTCCCGGCGAACCGATCATCCCATGCCCTGGCTATCCGGACGCGATCACCTGGGTTCATGAGGGCACCGGCTCCTTCCAGGACCGCACCTTCAATCCGAAGGCCGGCAGCTTCTTCTACAAGAAGGAGAACAAGCACCATTACACCAACGTGCTGCCAAGCCTGAACCTGCGCTATGAACTGCAGGACGACATGATCACCCGCTTCGGCCTGAGCCGCACCATCGGCCGCCAGAACTACAACCTGTTCGCCGTCGGCTACAGCAGCGCGACTTGCGGCGAAGCCGGTTGCACCATCATCGGCCCGAACCCGAACATCTCGCCGCAGACCTCGAACAACGCGGACCTGTCGTGGGCATGGTACTTCGCTCCACGTTCGCTGGTGAGCGTGAACCTGTACTACTCGAAGATCAAGGGCTATCCGAAGACGGGTATCGCAGGCGCCGCAACGATCGAATACATCGACCCGCGCGACAGCCAGCTGAAGACCTTCAACGTGCTGACCTCTTCGCAGCAGGGCGCGCACGTAGGCGGCATCGAGCTGGCGTATGAGCAGCCGATCGGCAAAACCGGCTTCGGCTTCACCTCCAACGTGAGCCGCGCCAAGACCAAGGTCGACGACGGCCTGCCGATGGTCGGCGCATCCGAATGGGCGGCCAACCTGGGCGGCTACTTCGAGAACGACAAGTTCTCGGCGCGCCTGGTGGCGAACTACCGCAGCGAGTACGTGAACAGCAGCACCGCTCCGACTCCTAACGCGGCAAGCCAGGGCAAGGCAGTGATCAACGGCGTGACCATGCCGGTCGCCCCGACCATGGCCGCTCCCGTGACCACGTTGGCGTTCAACGCAAGCTACAACATCACGCCGACCCTGATCCTGTCGTTCGACGCGACCAACCTGACCAACGCCAAGCGCGCCTACTATCGCTACAGCGAAGAAGAGCAGCAGAAGCTGGACGTCAGCGGCCGCCAGTACTACCTGAACCTGAAGTACAAGTTCTAA
- a CDS encoding NAD(P)/FAD-dependent oxidoreductase, with the protein MLDVIIVGGGFAGIAAALQMARARRRILVLDGGSPRNRNAVTAHGFFGHDGKTPRELRETAHAQLRAYPGVQLLEEVAIAARPLEQGFEVTVGNGRTERASRLILAAGVRDELPALPGLRERWGRTVLHCPYCHGYEAGPGPFGVLASGESSAEQALLVSDWAPVVYFTQGLHEPGAEVREQMAARRVRIEAAPVVELLGEAPALEAAKLADGRVIPLDALFVATRVDVSTPIVSQLGCAMDESPKGRLVRVNEMKQTTVAGVFAAGDLSTPFGNASMAAASGVMAGVAAHRSLIFGL; encoded by the coding sequence ATGCTGGATGTGATCATCGTTGGCGGCGGCTTCGCCGGGATTGCGGCGGCGCTGCAAATGGCACGGGCGCGGCGCAGGATTCTGGTGCTGGACGGCGGCTCGCCGCGCAACCGCAATGCCGTCACGGCGCACGGCTTCTTCGGCCACGACGGAAAGACGCCGCGCGAGCTGCGCGAAACGGCGCATGCGCAGCTGCGCGCCTATCCCGGAGTGCAGCTGCTGGAGGAGGTGGCCATTGCCGCCCGCCCGCTGGAGCAGGGCTTCGAGGTCACGGTAGGCAACGGCAGAACGGAGCGCGCGTCGCGCCTGATCCTGGCGGCCGGCGTGCGCGACGAGCTGCCGGCGCTGCCCGGGCTGCGCGAACGCTGGGGCAGGACGGTGCTGCATTGCCCCTACTGCCATGGCTACGAGGCAGGGCCCGGGCCCTTCGGCGTGCTGGCTAGCGGCGAATCTTCGGCGGAGCAGGCGCTGCTGGTTTCGGACTGGGCGCCCGTGGTTTATTTCACCCAGGGGCTGCACGAACCTGGCGCCGAAGTGCGGGAGCAGATGGCAGCGCGCCGCGTGCGCATCGAAGCGGCGCCCGTGGTGGAGCTGCTTGGCGAAGCACCCGCGCTGGAGGCCGCGAAGCTGGCCGACGGCCGTGTGATTCCGCTCGATGCGCTCTTCGTTGCGACGCGCGTGGATGTGAGCACGCCCATCGTGTCCCAGCTGGGCTGCGCCATGGATGAAAGCCCGAAGGGAAGGCTGGTGCGCGTGAACGAAATGAAGCAGACCACGGTGGCGGGCGTGTTTGCCGCCGGGGATCTGTCCACGCCGTTCGGGAATGCCAGCATGGCCGCCGCATCGGGAGTGATGGCAGGCGTGGCGGCCCACCGCTCGCTGATCTTCGGTTTGTAA